One window from the genome of Sporomusaceae bacterium encodes:
- a CDS encoding DUF456 family protein, with amino-acid sequence MELSLIAANIVLILVLLLGVGLTLFTLPGNFVILLVAVGYGFFEGFSRFDSGFLFVLGGLFVLGEAVEFVAGMLGAKRQKASWRAMGAALLGGLAGAVLGSAVVPVLGTLAGAVAGAFGLSYAAEYSKTGDREKAARVALGAAAGLLVGTLFKLAVAVGMATAIIARLAW; translated from the coding sequence ATGGAGCTGTCTTTGATCGCCGCGAATATCGTTTTGATATTGGTGCTGCTGCTGGGGGTGGGGCTGACGCTCTTTACGCTGCCGGGCAATTTCGTCATCCTGCTGGTTGCGGTGGGCTATGGTTTCTTCGAGGGGTTCAGCCGGTTCGACAGCGGGTTTCTGTTCGTGCTCGGCGGCCTGTTCGTTCTCGGCGAGGCGGTGGAGTTTGTGGCCGGCATGCTGGGGGCGAAACGGCAGAAAGCCTCGTGGCGGGCGATGGGAGCGGCGCTGCTGGGTGGCCTGGCCGGAGCGGTCCTTGGGTCGGCAGTGGTGCCGGTGCTGGGGACACTGGCCGGGGCGGTGGCGGGGGCGTTTGGACTGAGCTATGCCGCGGAGTACAGTAAGACGGGCGACCGGGAGAAGGCGGCGCGGGTGGCGCTGGGTGCGGCTGCCGGCCTGCTGGTCGGCACGCTGTTTAAGCTGGCGGTAGCTGTTGGGATGGCGACGGCGATCATCGCACGGCTGGCATGGTGA
- the purN gene encoding phosphoribosylglycinamide formyltransferase, which produces MNRTVLGVLVSGRGSNLQAILDAILAERLKAKIGVVISDNPGALALKRVAGFDITTTVIERKKFADKRSFEQAIAAELQLHHVELVVLAGFMRILSSDFIGRFPGRIMNIHPALLPAFPGLEAQAQAVRYGVKVSGCTVHFVDEGVDTGPIILQEAVPVLDGDDEHALAERILHVEHRLYPRAVGLFCDGRLKIEGRKVIITEKR; this is translated from the coding sequence ATGAATAGGACGGTGCTCGGAGTTCTGGTGTCGGGGCGGGGCAGCAATCTGCAGGCCATCCTCGACGCCATCCTGGCCGAACGGCTGAAGGCGAAGATCGGCGTCGTGATCAGCGACAATCCGGGCGCGCTGGCCTTGAAGCGGGTGGCCGGCTTCGACATCACCACGACTGTCATCGAACGCAAGAAGTTTGCCGACAAGCGCTCGTTCGAGCAGGCGATCGCCGCCGAACTTCAGCTCCATCACGTGGAGCTGGTCGTGCTAGCCGGCTTCATGCGCATTCTCAGCAGTGATTTCATCGGCCGCTTCCCCGGCCGGATCATGAATATCCACCCCGCGCTGCTGCCCGCCTTCCCCGGGCTGGAAGCCCAGGCCCAGGCGGTCAGGTACGGGGTCAAAGTATCGGGCTGCACGGTCCACTTCGTCGACGAGGGTGTGGACACCGGCCCGATCATTCTTCAGGAGGCTGTGCCGGTGCTGGACGGCGACGATGAACACGCTTTGGCCGAGCGTATCCTCCATGTCGAACATCGGCTTTATCCGCGGGCGGTCGGGCTGTTCTGCGACGGACGGCTCAAGATCGAAGGGCGCAAGGTGATCATCACTGAGAAACGGTAG
- a CDS encoding efflux RND transporter permease subunit: protein MKNTNLTEWAINHKGLVYYFIILIFIMGVFSYRQLGRMEDPDFVIRQMVVSAVWPGATAREVEEQVTDKIEKKLQDTPGLDYLRSYSRPGQAVVYVMLKESLKESDVRPTWVEVRNQVNDIKASLPSGVAGVYFNDRFDDVFGCIYALTADGFSYEEVRDRAEKIRRILLGVKNVKKVELIGVQTEKIYVEIENSKLAKLGIDPSVIINTIRAQNAMTASGMIETATDNVYLRVSGLFEDLESIRNLPIRAGRTFRLGDIARVERGYVEPFDPKMFVNGQPAIGIALSMDKGGNILTLGEELSKTLTQIKKDLPLGLEIIQVANQPKVVEESIGEFVKSLREAIIIVLAVSFLSLGVRSGIVVALCIPLVIAGVFAAMKIAGIDLHKVSLGALIIALGLLVDDAIIAIEMMSVKLEQGWERFEAACYAYKATAFPMLTGTLITCAGFIPIGFAKGNAAEFTSSLFAVITIALLLSWLVSVTVTPLLGYKLIKAKVAGEGGHDIYDSRFYRLFRQVLTWCLHNRKLVLAVTAASFVGSVFLLTFVRQEFFPPSVRPEIIVEMTLPEGSSLRATEAEAARMAGLLADDPEIDSYSYYVGQGAPRFVLTTDPVLSSSNYAQFVIVAKDLQARAALQGKIDKLLDGSFPNVRGHVKLIQTGPPSPYPVMLRVSGYEHEKVRGIAGQVADKLAGDPNLVDINFDWNEKNKVMRLAVDQDKARLLGVDSQSLASSLQMQLSGAPITEFREKDRTIAVVFRLEDRDRKDLSAVRNLPVHIGGGKYVALEQVARISFEAEEGLIWRRDLKPTITVQADVVPGITGNDASQKAFNSLAALREKLPPGYSIEIAGSLQRSKESIGFLVQPVPAMVIVIITLLMLQLQRISLMLLTLLTAPLGIIGVSIAMLLTQRPIGFVAELGILALGGMIIRNSVILIDQIEQHIKDGASPWEAIVDSAVLRFRPIMLTAAAAILGMVPLLPSAFWGPMAVAIAGGLFFATVLTLLVLPTMYAAWFKVAAPDREAPASESGHTAGH from the coding sequence ATGAAGAATACGAATCTGACCGAATGGGCGATTAACCATAAAGGGTTGGTGTACTATTTTATTATCCTGATATTTATCATGGGTGTTTTTTCTTACCGCCAACTGGGGCGGATGGAAGACCCCGATTTTGTCATCCGCCAGATGGTCGTGTCCGCCGTCTGGCCGGGGGCGACGGCCCGCGAGGTGGAGGAGCAGGTCACCGATAAGATCGAGAAGAAGCTGCAGGACACGCCGGGGCTGGATTATCTCAGAAGCTATTCTCGTCCCGGTCAGGCGGTTGTTTACGTTATGCTGAAAGAGTCGCTGAAGGAAAGCGATGTCCGCCCCACTTGGGTGGAGGTGCGCAATCAGGTCAACGATATTAAGGCCTCGCTGCCTTCGGGGGTGGCGGGGGTCTATTTCAACGACCGCTTCGATGACGTTTTCGGGTGTATTTACGCGCTGACCGCCGACGGGTTTTCGTACGAGGAGGTGCGGGACCGGGCCGAGAAGATCCGCCGCATTCTGCTGGGTGTGAAGAATGTCAAGAAGGTAGAACTGATCGGCGTCCAGACGGAAAAAATTTATGTCGAGATCGAAAATAGCAAACTGGCCAAGTTGGGCATCGACCCATCCGTGATAATAAACACCATCAGGGCGCAGAACGCTATGACGGCTTCGGGGATGATCGAGACGGCGACGGATAATGTTTATTTGCGCGTATCCGGTTTGTTCGAGGATTTGGAGAGCATCCGCAACTTGCCTATCCGGGCCGGCCGTACTTTCCGGCTCGGCGATATCGCCAGGGTCGAGCGGGGCTATGTGGAGCCGTTCGACCCGAAGATGTTCGTCAACGGCCAGCCGGCGATCGGTATCGCGCTGTCGATGGATAAGGGGGGCAATATCCTTACACTGGGCGAGGAACTGAGCAAAACGCTGACGCAGATAAAAAAGGATCTGCCGCTGGGGCTGGAGATAATTCAGGTGGCTAATCAGCCCAAGGTTGTCGAGGAGTCGATCGGCGAATTCGTGAAGTCGCTGCGGGAAGCAATCATTATTGTGCTTGCCGTCAGTTTCCTCAGCCTGGGCGTACGCTCGGGGATCGTGGTGGCGCTGTGCATCCCGCTGGTCATTGCCGGGGTTTTTGCGGCGATGAAGATCGCGGGTATCGATCTGCACAAGGTTTCGCTGGGGGCGCTGATTATCGCCCTGGGGCTGTTGGTGGACGACGCGATCATTGCCATTGAGATGATGTCGGTCAAGCTGGAACAGGGATGGGAACGCTTTGAGGCTGCCTGTTACGCTTACAAGGCGACCGCTTTTCCCATGCTGACGGGCACGCTGATAACCTGCGCGGGCTTTATCCCGATAGGTTTCGCCAAGGGGAACGCGGCCGAATTCACCAGCAGCCTGTTCGCGGTGATTACGATCGCGCTGCTGCTGTCGTGGCTTGTTTCGGTTACCGTTACCCCGTTGCTGGGCTATAAGCTGATTAAAGCAAAGGTGGCGGGCGAAGGCGGGCACGATATCTACGATTCGCGGTTTTACCGGCTATTCCGGCAGGTGCTGACCTGGTGCCTCCACAACCGCAAGCTGGTTCTCGCGGTGACGGCGGCGTCGTTCGTGGGGTCGGTTTTCCTGCTGACATTCGTCAGGCAGGAATTCTTTCCGCCCTCGGTGCGGCCGGAGATTATCGTCGAGATGACGCTGCCGGAGGGTTCGTCGCTGCGGGCGACGGAGGCTGAGGCGGCGAGGATGGCCGGGCTGCTGGCCGACGATCCCGAGATCGACAGCTACAGTTACTATGTCGGCCAGGGGGCGCCCCGCTTCGTACTGACCACCGATCCCGTGCTGTCGAGTTCGAATTATGCCCAGTTTGTTATTGTGGCGAAGGATCTGCAGGCGCGGGCCGCTTTGCAGGGGAAGATCGACAAGTTGCTCGACGGCAGCTTCCCGAACGTGCGCGGCCATGTGAAGCTGATTCAGACTGGTCCTCCGTCCCCTTATCCGGTGATGCTGAGGGTCAGCGGCTACGAGCATGAAAAGGTAAGGGGGATTGCCGGGCAGGTGGCTGATAAACTGGCGGGCGACCCCAATCTGGTGGATATTAATTTCGACTGGAACGAGAAGAACAAGGTAATGCGGTTGGCTGTCGATCAGGATAAGGCGCGGCTGCTGGGGGTGGACAGCCAGAGCTTGGCGTCGAGCCTGCAGATGCAGCTGTCGGGGGCGCCGATCACGGAGTTTCGCGAGAAGGATAGAACGATCGCCGTCGTTTTCCGCCTCGAAGACCGGGACAGGAAGGATCTTTCCGCGGTCAGGAATCTCCCCGTCCATATCGGCGGCGGAAAATACGTGGCGCTTGAGCAGGTCGCCAGGATCAGCTTCGAGGCCGAGGAAGGGCTGATCTGGCGTCGGGACCTGAAGCCGACGATTACCGTCCAGGCGGATGTTGTGCCGGGGATTACCGGCAACGATGCGAGCCAGAAGGCTTTTAACAGCCTCGCCGCGCTGCGGGAGAAGCTGCCGCCGGGCTACAGCATCGAAATCGCCGGTTCGCTGCAAAGGAGCAAGGAATCGATCGGATTCCTCGTGCAGCCGGTGCCGGCGATGGTTATCGTTATCATCACGCTGCTGATGCTCCAACTGCAGCGGATTTCGCTGATGTTGCTGACGCTGCTTACCGCGCCGCTGGGTATCATCGGCGTAAGTATCGCGATGCTGCTGACCCAGCGCCCCATCGGCTTCGTGGCCGAGCTCGGCATCCTGGCGCTGGGCGGGATGATTATCCGCAACTCGGTAATTCTCATCGACCAGATCGAGCAGCATATAAAGGACGGGGCATCGCCGTGGGAAGCGATCGTCGATTCGGCGGTGCTGCGGTTTAGGCCGATAATGCTGACTGCCGCGGCCGCCATCCTGGGGATGGTTCCGCTGCTGCCCAGCGCCTTCTGGGGTCCGATGGCGGTGGCAATCGCCGGCGGGTTGTTTTTCGCGACTGTCCTGACCCTGCTTGTCCTGCCGACGATGTACGCGGCCTGGTTCAAGGTGGCGGCGCCGGACCGGGAAGCCCCGGCTTCGGAAAGCGGACACACGGCCGGGCATTAG
- a CDS encoding efflux RND transporter periplasmic adaptor subunit, translated as MRKKPMVGLIAVTVIAGCFLLAGCGSKEKAREEAPVVRTEVVRMEGAGQSVSYSGEVRGRYESQLAFQVSGKIVRRTVDLGSTVNPGDTLMEIDPKDISQAVAVSSAQVYSAESQLRLAESNLRRYRQLYEQQAVSRAQYEQYQSAYDAALAAARQASAQHAQSSNQLGYSVLQADGAGVISAVNAEVGQVVSAGQAVVTLVRDGEREVEIDVPENRGEELRKAGPISVSFWALPGMAVVGNVREVAPMADKVSRTYKVRVSLPACPPEVKLGMTATVTVAAPATGPGKGKTAYIPLSAVYQTGDYPGVWVVDNGAVALRKIKVGSFGDGRVEVTEGLREGETIVTAGVHKLRGGQKVRTGDGR; from the coding sequence ATGCGGAAAAAGCCGATGGTGGGCCTGATCGCGGTGACGGTTATTGCGGGTTGCTTTTTGCTGGCGGGGTGCGGGAGCAAGGAGAAGGCCAGGGAGGAGGCTCCGGTCGTCCGCACTGAGGTTGTGAGGATGGAAGGGGCCGGGCAGTCGGTAAGCTATTCCGGCGAGGTGAGGGGGCGGTACGAGAGCCAGCTCGCTTTCCAGGTGAGCGGGAAAATTGTCAGACGGACCGTCGACCTCGGCAGCACGGTTAACCCGGGCGATACGCTGATGGAAATCGACCCGAAGGATATCAGCCAGGCGGTGGCGGTGAGCTCGGCGCAGGTTTATTCGGCCGAGTCGCAGTTGAGGCTGGCGGAGAGCAACCTGCGACGTTACCGGCAGCTTTATGAACAGCAGGCGGTCAGCCGCGCGCAGTACGAGCAGTATCAGAGCGCATACGACGCGGCGCTGGCTGCCGCACGCCAGGCTTCGGCCCAGCATGCCCAGAGCTCGAACCAGCTGGGGTATAGCGTTTTGCAGGCCGACGGGGCGGGGGTTATTTCCGCCGTGAATGCCGAGGTGGGGCAGGTGGTGAGCGCCGGCCAGGCGGTCGTTACCCTGGTGCGAGACGGCGAGCGGGAGGTGGAGATCGATGTCCCCGAGAACCGCGGCGAGGAGTTGCGCAAGGCTGGGCCGATCAGTGTGAGCTTCTGGGCGCTGCCGGGGATGGCGGTTGTCGGCAATGTGAGAGAGGTGGCCCCCATGGCGGATAAGGTTTCCCGTACTTATAAGGTGCGGGTCAGTCTGCCCGCTTGCCCGCCGGAGGTAAAGCTCGGCATGACGGCGACGGTGACGGTGGCGGCTCCGGCCACAGGGCCGGGAAAAGGAAAGACCGCCTATATTCCCCTGTCGGCAGTTTATCAGACCGGGGATTACCCCGGCGTGTGGGTGGTGGATAACGGCGCCGTAGCCCTCAGGAAGATTAAGGTGGGCTCGTTCGGGGACGGCAGGGTCGAGGTGACGGAGGGACTGAGGGAGGGCGAGACGATCGTCACGGCGGGCGTGCATAAGTTGCGCGGGGGCCAGAAGGTGCGCACGGGTGACGGTCGATGA
- a CDS encoding TetR/AcrR family transcriptional regulator, with product MEVTMAYYREDQHGDDSRSKRQQILEAAYAVFSRKGYHRATVDEIIALADTGKGTVYNYFNNKEQLFYTLIRERSQPFETALQQAADADQPMLEKLQTMIRLFLRFYLDNAALWRVMMHEIRGFGSDGLSYVKPETRDKYREGFSHTIGLLAKVLQEGIDQGLLREVNVKHASYALFSVIVALAFQQFVDDVDESAREVAETFLYGMARK from the coding sequence ATGGAGGTTACCATGGCCTATTACCGCGAAGACCAGCATGGCGACGATTCGCGCTCCAAGCGCCAGCAAATTCTTGAGGCCGCCTACGCCGTGTTCTCCCGCAAGGGTTACCACCGGGCGACGGTGGATGAGATCATCGCTTTGGCGGATACCGGCAAGGGTACGGTGTATAATTACTTCAACAATAAGGAGCAGCTTTTCTACACCCTTATCCGCGAGCGCAGCCAGCCGTTCGAGACGGCGCTGCAGCAGGCGGCGGATGCTGACCAGCCTATGCTGGAGAAGCTGCAGACGATGATCAGGCTTTTTCTGCGGTTTTATTTGGACAACGCTGCCCTCTGGCGGGTGATGATGCACGAGATCCGCGGCTTCGGCAGTGACGGACTGTCTTATGTGAAGCCGGAGACCCGCGACAAGTACCGGGAAGGGTTCAGCCACACGATCGGCCTGCTGGCTAAGGTGTTGCAGGAAGGCATCGACCAGGGCCTGCTCAGGGAGGTCAATGTCAAACACGCTTCCTACGCTTTGTTCAGCGTGATCGTGGCATTGGCATTTCAGCAGTTCGTGGATGATGTGGATGAATCGGCCCGCGAGGTGGCGGAAACTTTCCTGTACGGTATGGCTCGGAAGTAA
- the purH gene encoding bifunctional phosphoribosylaminoimidazolecarboxamide formyltransferase/IMP cyclohydrolase, translated as MKIERALISVSDKTGVVEFARVLHGLGVEIISTGGTMKTLKEAGIPVVYVSEITGFPEIMDGRVKTLNPYIHGGILAIRDNPDHVQAMRHHKIKGIDMVVVNLYPFRQTVAKPDVTLGEAVENIDIGGPAMIRAAAKNFAHVTVVVNPANYGLIADELTKNGEISQEIRMEMAREAYSHTAEYDACIARYLAGQLGQGRFPASMQLVFDKVQDLRYGENPHQQAAFYRERGFAGPGVAGARQLHGKELSFNNIVDLEAAFNIVNEFAAPAATIIKHTNPCGTGTGNSLAAAYAKAYEADPVSAFGGIIGLNREVDKATAEQIGQLFAEAVIAPGYSAEALAMLSEKKNVRLLAAEFGKSADAMDIKRVAGGILVQDTDAGDPEAKMTVVSKRQPTAAELEQLQFAWKVVKHVKSNAIVVAADNRTIGVGAGQMNRVGAANIALTQAGEAAEGAVLASDAFFPFRDTVDAATKAGVTAIIQPGGSVRDEESIKAADEQGMAMVFTGVRHFKH; from the coding sequence ATGAAGATCGAACGGGCTCTTATAAGCGTCTCCGACAAGACCGGGGTGGTGGAGTTCGCCCGCGTTCTCCACGGTCTGGGTGTGGAGATCATCTCCACCGGCGGGACGATGAAGACGCTGAAGGAAGCGGGCATCCCGGTGGTGTATGTCAGCGAGATCACCGGCTTCCCGGAAATAATGGACGGACGGGTGAAGACTCTCAACCCGTACATCCACGGCGGCATCCTCGCCATCCGCGACAACCCCGACCATGTGCAGGCGATGCGTCACCACAAGATCAAGGGCATCGACATGGTGGTGGTCAACCTGTATCCCTTCCGCCAGACGGTCGCCAAGCCGGACGTCACCCTGGGCGAGGCGGTGGAAAATATCGATATCGGCGGTCCGGCGATGATCCGGGCGGCCGCCAAGAACTTCGCCCATGTTACTGTGGTGGTAAACCCGGCCAATTACGGTCTGATTGCCGACGAATTGACGAAAAACGGCGAAATTTCCCAGGAAATACGGATGGAGATGGCGAGAGAGGCCTACAGTCATACTGCCGAGTATGACGCCTGCATTGCCCGCTATCTCGCCGGTCAGCTCGGCCAGGGGCGCTTCCCCGCGAGTATGCAGCTGGTATTCGACAAGGTTCAGGATCTACGCTACGGGGAGAACCCCCATCAGCAGGCGGCCTTTTACCGCGAGCGGGGCTTCGCCGGGCCGGGGGTGGCGGGCGCGCGGCAGCTCCACGGCAAGGAACTGTCGTTCAACAATATCGTCGATCTTGAGGCCGCCTTTAATATCGTGAACGAGTTCGCCGCGCCGGCGGCGACGATTATCAAGCATACCAATCCTTGTGGCACCGGCACGGGCAACAGCCTGGCGGCGGCTTATGCCAAAGCGTACGAGGCGGACCCGGTTTCGGCGTTCGGGGGCATTATCGGCCTCAACCGCGAGGTGGACAAGGCGACCGCCGAGCAGATCGGCCAGTTGTTCGCCGAGGCGGTGATCGCGCCGGGCTACAGCGCCGAGGCTTTAGCGATGCTGAGCGAGAAGAAGAATGTCCGCCTGCTGGCGGCCGAGTTTGGCAAAAGTGCGGACGCCATGGATATCAAGCGGGTGGCGGGCGGCATCCTCGTGCAGGATACCGACGCCGGCGACCCTGAGGCGAAGATGACGGTCGTGAGTAAACGGCAGCCGACCGCCGCCGAGCTGGAGCAGCTTCAGTTCGCCTGGAAGGTGGTCAAGCATGTCAAGTCGAACGCGATCGTCGTGGCGGCGGACAACCGTACCATCGGCGTGGGCGCCGGGCAGATGAACCGGGTAGGAGCGGCGAACATCGCCCTGACCCAGGCCGGCGAGGCTGCCGAAGGCGCGGTGCTTGCTTCCGACGCTTTCTTCCCCTTCAGGGATACGGTGGATGCCGCGACCAAGGCGGGCGTCACCGCCATTATCCAACCTGGGGGCTCGGTCCGCGACGAGGAGTCGATCAAGGCGGCGGACGAGCAGGGGATGGCGATGGTGTTTACGGGTGTCCGTCATTTCAAGCATTAG
- a CDS encoding MetQ/NlpA family ABC transporter substrate-binding protein: protein MKKSLLPIIVFAAIAALLAGVFGPAVHTSGSKLKVATTSGPHAEILYAASEMAAKDGLEIEILEYDDNLKPNALLLAGDVGANSFQSLPYFESVVADRRLPLVAVAKTVAFPVALYSKKIAHTADLPAGATVAIPNDPIGGGRALLLLAKTGLIALRPGAGLQAATTDIVANPRRIGIIEVDAADIARRLPEFDLAAMGSAYAVAGGFVPARDAIASEGADSPFPHIIAVHAKDKDNPAVKTLIAAYHSDHVKDYIGRRFQGAVVATW from the coding sequence ATGAAAAAATCCCTTCTGCCGATAATCGTCTTTGCCGCCATCGCCGCCCTGCTTGCCGGCGTTTTCGGTCCCGCCGTCCACACGAGCGGCAGCAAACTCAAAGTGGCCACGACATCCGGCCCCCACGCCGAGATCCTGTACGCGGCCAGCGAGATGGCGGCCAAAGACGGCCTGGAGATCGAAATACTGGAGTATGATGACAACCTCAAGCCGAACGCCCTCCTCCTCGCGGGCGACGTCGGCGCAAACAGCTTCCAGTCGCTGCCCTACTTCGAAAGCGTAGTCGCCGACCGCCGGCTGCCGCTGGTGGCAGTGGCCAAGACGGTCGCCTTCCCCGTGGCGCTGTACTCGAAAAAAATCGCCCATACCGCCGACCTGCCCGCCGGGGCGACGGTCGCCATCCCCAACGACCCCATCGGCGGCGGGCGGGCCTTACTGCTGCTGGCGAAAACCGGCCTTATAGCCCTGCGGCCGGGCGCCGGCCTGCAGGCGGCCACAACCGACATTGTCGCCAACCCCCGCAGGATAGGCATCATCGAGGTGGACGCCGCCGATATCGCCCGGCGGCTGCCCGAATTCGACCTCGCGGCCATGGGCAGCGCCTACGCCGTCGCCGGCGGCTTCGTCCCGGCCCGCGACGCCATCGCCAGCGAGGGAGCCGATTCGCCTTTTCCCCACATCATCGCCGTTCATGCCAAAGACAAGGATAACCCTGCGGTCAAAACGCTCATCGCCGCTTACCATTCCGACCACGTCAAGGACTACATCGGCCGGCGCTTTCAGGGTGCGGTCGTCGCCACCTGGTAA
- the purD gene encoding phosphoribosylamine--glycine ligase, with amino-acid sequence MRVLVIGGGGREHALAWKLAASPRVEKIYCAPGNPGIGGLAECVDVDVNDNTALVTFAWERKIDLTVVGPEAPLANGVVDVFAAHGLKIFGPTQAAARIEGSKAFAKDLMRKYGIPTAGYGVFTDAAAAKAYIKEQGAPIVVKADGLAAGKGVVVAMTETEALAAVDMIMTDAVFGTAGTQVVVEEFMQGEEASLLAFTDGKTVVPMVSAQDHKRVFDDDRGPNTGGMGAYAPAPVVTPAVLARVMQEILQPAVAAMRAEGCPYSGCLYAGLMITDAGPKVVEFNARFGDPETQVVLPLLESDLPTVLEACVDGTLDKAAVAWRDEAAVCVVMAAGGYPGEYGKGDVISGLDAATDAGAVVFHAGTALKGGAVVTNGGRVLGVTAMDRDVLRAIEKAYAAVDGISFAGAHWRRDIARRVIDRLRK; translated from the coding sequence ATGCGTGTTTTGGTGATCGGCGGCGGCGGGCGGGAGCACGCTCTGGCGTGGAAGCTGGCGGCCAGCCCGCGGGTGGAGAAGATTTACTGCGCGCCCGGCAATCCGGGCATCGGCGGTCTGGCCGAGTGTGTCGACGTCGATGTGAACGACAACACTGCCCTGGTCACGTTCGCCTGGGAGAGGAAGATAGATCTGACGGTGGTCGGGCCGGAGGCGCCGCTGGCCAATGGGGTGGTCGACGTTTTCGCCGCCCATGGCCTGAAGATTTTCGGCCCCACGCAGGCGGCGGCCAGGATTGAGGGCTCGAAAGCGTTCGCGAAAGACCTCATGCGCAAGTACGGGATACCTACCGCCGGGTACGGCGTCTTTACCGACGCCGCTGCCGCCAAGGCGTATATTAAGGAGCAGGGCGCCCCGATTGTCGTCAAGGCCGACGGCCTGGCAGCCGGCAAGGGTGTGGTGGTGGCGATGACGGAGACGGAAGCGCTGGCGGCGGTCGATATGATAATGACGGACGCCGTTTTCGGGACGGCCGGGACGCAGGTGGTCGTCGAGGAGTTCATGCAGGGCGAGGAGGCCTCGCTGCTGGCGTTCACCGACGGCAAGACGGTCGTGCCGATGGTGTCTGCTCAGGATCACAAGCGGGTGTTCGACGACGACCGGGGACCGAATACCGGCGGCATGGGCGCGTACGCGCCGGCGCCGGTGGTTACGCCGGCGGTGCTGGCGCGGGTGATGCAGGAGATCCTTCAGCCGGCGGTGGCTGCGATGCGCGCCGAGGGGTGCCCGTACAGCGGTTGCCTGTACGCCGGCCTGATGATTACCGACGCGGGGCCGAAGGTGGTGGAGTTCAATGCGCGCTTCGGCGACCCCGAGACCCAGGTTGTGCTGCCGCTGCTGGAGAGCGACTTGCCGACGGTGTTGGAGGCGTGCGTCGACGGCACGCTGGATAAGGCTGCGGTGGCCTGGCGGGACGAAGCGGCGGTGTGTGTGGTTATGGCTGCCGGCGGCTATCCGGGGGAATACGGCAAGGGGGATGTCATCAGCGGTCTGGACGCTGCTACGGACGCGGGGGCGGTGGTTTTCCACGCCGGCACCGCTCTGAAGGGCGGCGCTGTAGTCACGAACGGCGGCCGGGTGCTGGGCGTGACGGCGATGGATAGAGATGTGCTGCGGGCGATCGAGAAGGCGTACGCCGCCGTAGACGGAATCAGCTTTGCGGGGGCGCATTGGCGGCGAGATATCGCCCGCAGGGTGATTGATAGACTGAGAAAATAA
- a CDS encoding TetR/AcrR family transcriptional regulator — MEDIKAIILDKARERFDRFGYKKTTMDEISRDCRISKKTVYAHFGDKENLFNCLFMRECRTARDVIFARMGEVADPLDRLLQLLRTGIAYFNEDNFLTRLLRDDYALFSTFLTSEHQRLIDDELIAIIAGIIEEGKRQGRIRDVDAEVVAYAGLKLFQSFSYMRTARFAPGKEEQGYCTEVLVDFVVNALVRK; from the coding sequence ATGGAAGATATCAAGGCAATTATCCTCGACAAGGCGCGGGAGCGGTTCGACCGCTTCGGCTACAAGAAGACGACGATGGACGAGATCAGCCGGGATTGCCGCATTTCCAAAAAGACGGTGTACGCGCACTTCGGGGACAAGGAGAACTTGTTCAACTGCCTGTTTATGCGCGAATGTCGGACAGCGCGGGATGTTATTTTCGCCCGGATGGGCGAAGTCGCCGATCCTCTCGACCGCCTCCTGCAATTGCTCAGGACGGGGATCGCGTATTTTAACGAGGACAATTTCCTGACAAGGCTGCTGAGGGATGACTACGCCCTGTTTTCGACCTTTTTAACTTCCGAGCATCAGCGGCTTATCGACGACGAGCTGATCGCAATCATCGCCGGGATAATAGAGGAGGGGAAACGGCAGGGAAGGATCAGGGACGTGGATGCGGAGGTCGTGGCGTACGCGGGGCTAAAGCTGTTTCAGTCGTTCAGCTATATGCGGACAGCCAGGTTTGCGCCGGGGAAAGAGGAGCAGGGTTATTGCACCGAGGTGCTGGTCGATTTTGTCGTTAACGCGCTTGTCAGGAAATAA